From a single Sphingosinicellaceae bacterium genomic region:
- a CDS encoding RiPP maturation radical SAM C-methyltransferase: protein MKVALVGMPWFWAHMPSIQLAVVKDMFAKCDVGSDVFEFYADFADLFGVDLYGKIANTGTFLGERLFTQFYYDELLQQAPSEVPGLSFDEPHVEQHILRFGKPLVEHFLEQCLASGDWPSYDAICLTLTAQQVGASMAFAKLVKARHPQIPIIVGGAGCAGEMGRAVLEVCAEFGIAVHGEAEATVPALVEALRGERALADVPGISWRASDGGIRSSVATKVHVFGSARGALNYDAYFERVKTLPGLNRLPVWVPFESSRGCWYGEKSQCTFCGLNEIIKFRQRDTSVLYDELHEYERAYGRTHFFAVDLIMPRTFFADFLPQVIASGKRWTIFYEVKSNMRRGQVDMLAKAGVRWIQPGIESLNDHVLKLMRKGVTAAHNVQTLRLAAEMGVTVSWNLISNFPRETPSDYHQMREVFRHLHHLDPPSGLAPFEVHRFSPFHEEPEKHGVRLCGPHRKYDAVFPVDRTVLERLVYRFEYELIRPSSPELAAAHDEVDEAVVAWKQANARHARFELTLQGDGSAHLFDTRLDGAARQWALPPAETSLLRFLDEMRPAVRLVGEFAEAEAEAFRVLGGQVGVERLLDHWREEGTVIQLSGMVLALPTIPAPAPGIPSVEALEIAELVE, encoded by the coding sequence ATGAAGGTCGCACTCGTCGGTATGCCCTGGTTCTGGGCCCACATGCCCTCGATCCAGCTCGCGGTCGTGAAGGACATGTTCGCGAAATGCGACGTGGGTTCGGATGTATTCGAATTCTACGCGGATTTCGCCGACCTGTTCGGCGTCGATCTCTACGGCAAGATCGCGAACACCGGCACGTTCCTTGGAGAACGCCTGTTCACGCAGTTCTACTACGACGAGCTGCTTCAGCAGGCGCCGTCGGAAGTGCCCGGGCTGTCGTTCGACGAGCCTCACGTAGAGCAGCACATCCTCCGGTTCGGGAAGCCGCTCGTCGAGCACTTCCTGGAGCAATGCCTCGCTAGTGGCGATTGGCCCAGCTATGACGCGATATGCCTGACGCTAACCGCCCAGCAGGTCGGCGCGTCCATGGCCTTCGCCAAACTCGTCAAGGCGAGGCACCCTCAGATCCCGATCATCGTCGGCGGAGCTGGCTGCGCCGGCGAAATGGGCCGAGCGGTACTCGAAGTCTGCGCCGAATTCGGCATCGCCGTGCACGGTGAGGCGGAAGCCACCGTGCCGGCACTGGTCGAGGCGCTTCGTGGCGAGCGAGCACTTGCCGACGTGCCTGGCATCAGTTGGCGCGCTTCGGATGGCGGCATCCGAAGTTCGGTGGCGACAAAGGTCCACGTGTTCGGCAGCGCGCGAGGTGCGTTGAACTACGACGCGTATTTCGAGCGGGTGAAGACCCTGCCGGGTCTCAACCGGCTTCCTGTGTGGGTGCCGTTCGAGAGCAGCCGCGGCTGCTGGTACGGCGAGAAGTCCCAGTGCACGTTCTGCGGCCTCAATGAGATAATCAAGTTCCGCCAGCGGGACACGAGCGTCCTCTACGACGAGTTACACGAATACGAGCGGGCCTACGGGCGGACCCATTTCTTCGCCGTCGACCTCATCATGCCGCGCACCTTCTTCGCCGACTTCCTGCCTCAGGTGATCGCATCCGGAAAGCGGTGGACGATCTTCTACGAGGTCAAGTCCAACATGCGACGGGGGCAGGTGGACATGTTGGCTAAGGCGGGCGTGCGCTGGATCCAACCTGGCATCGAGAGCCTAAACGATCACGTTCTGAAGCTGATGCGGAAGGGAGTGACCGCAGCTCACAACGTTCAGACGTTGAGGCTCGCTGCGGAGATGGGGGTGACGGTAAGCTGGAACCTGATCTCCAACTTCCCGCGCGAGACGCCTTCCGACTATCATCAGATGCGGGAGGTGTTCCGCCATCTCCACCACCTCGATCCGCCGAGCGGGCTGGCCCCGTTCGAGGTCCACCGCTTCAGTCCTTTTCACGAGGAGCCTGAAAAGCACGGCGTCCGGCTGTGCGGCCCGCATCGCAAGTACGACGCCGTGTTTCCCGTCGACCGGACCGTGCTCGAGCGCCTGGTCTACAGGTTCGAATACGAGCTTATCCGGCCGAGCAGTCCCGAACTCGCTGCCGCCCACGACGAGGTGGACGAAGCCGTCGTCGCCTGGAAGCAGGCGAATGCACGGCACGCGAGGTTCGAACTGACGCTGCAGGGCGACGGCTCGGCGCATCTGTTCGACACCAGGTTAGACGGTGCCGCCCGGCAGTGGGCATTGCCGCCGGCGGAGACGTCGCTGCTGCGGTTCCTGGACGAGATGAGGCCGGCGGTTCGGCTCGTCGGCGAGTTCGCGGAAGCCGAGGCTGAAGCCTTTCGTGTCCTAGGCGGTCAGGTCGGCGTGGAGCGGTTGCTGGATCACTGGCGCGAAGAGGGCACGGTAATCCAGCTGTCCGGCATGGTTCTCGCGTTGCCCACCATACCGGCGCCAGCGCCGGGAATCCCGTCCGTCGAAGCACTCGAGATCGCCGAGCTGGTCGAATAG